In the genome of Croceimicrobium hydrocarbonivorans, one region contains:
- a CDS encoding chorismate-binding protein produces the protein MGDSKIFLAYRVPGGKLQFYRESQDSPQLFHFVNFKADLELQMAMEACAPYDFQAWHFHSDQEAPSKESQLTLLDQSIQALQNGEGAKVVISRLYPAQTKWSPIQVLERMDALYPQATVYLFSHPEAGTWLGASPENLLSLDEGNLEIASLAGTRKWEERDTFTAKEREEQAIVSRSIIDLLKAQNNIEAIEGGNTEIKKAGNLAHLYNAIQAKAGTSFKPESFVKELHPTPAVGGSPKGWAIDFILKNELYDRRFYTGYFGWSHLERSSAQFWVNLRCAEYNGLHNLNLYVGGGITAQSQAMDEWKETEAKAQTILKALEKQNV, from the coding sequence ATGGGAGATTCCAAAATATTTTTAGCCTATCGGGTACCCGGTGGCAAACTTCAGTTTTATCGAGAAAGCCAGGATTCGCCTCAGCTCTTTCATTTCGTGAATTTTAAGGCTGATTTAGAATTGCAAATGGCGATGGAAGCCTGTGCGCCCTATGATTTTCAGGCTTGGCATTTCCATTCAGATCAAGAAGCTCCCAGCAAAGAATCGCAACTGACTTTATTGGATCAATCGATTCAAGCCCTGCAAAATGGGGAGGGGGCCAAAGTGGTGATTTCCCGATTGTACCCGGCTCAAACTAAATGGAGTCCAATCCAAGTTTTGGAGCGGATGGATGCTTTGTATCCTCAAGCGACCGTATATCTGTTTTCGCATCCAGAAGCAGGCACCTGGTTAGGAGCTAGCCCAGAGAATCTTTTAAGTTTAGATGAAGGGAATCTTGAAATTGCCAGTTTGGCGGGAACCCGTAAATGGGAAGAACGAGATACCTTCACTGCCAAGGAAAGGGAAGAACAAGCAATTGTAAGCCGCAGTATTATTGATCTCCTTAAGGCTCAAAACAATATTGAAGCCATTGAAGGTGGGAATACCGAAATAAAGAAGGCCGGAAATTTAGCTCATCTCTATAATGCCATTCAGGCCAAAGCCGGAACGTCTTTTAAGCCCGAAAGCTTTGTGAAGGAACTACATCCAACTCCAGCAGTAGGGGGCAGTCCTAAAGGCTGGGCTATAGATTTTATCCTGAAAAATGAACTTTATGATCGCCGCTTTTATACCGGATATTTCGGTTGGAGCCATTTAGAGCGGTCATCTGCGCAATTTTGGGTAAACTTGCGATGCGCAGAATACAATGGCCTTCATAACTTAAACCTTTATGTGGGTGGAGGTATAACTGCACAAAGCCAGGCCATGGACGAATGGAAGGAAACCGAAGCCAAGGCTCAAACCATCCTCAAAGCGCTTGAAAAGCAAAATGTCTAA
- the menD gene encoding 2-succinyl-5-enolpyruvyl-6-hydroxy-3-cyclohexene-1-carboxylic-acid synthase, with amino-acid sequence MSKTSSLYNARLLAHVLKAHECENLVVAPGSRNAPLIYACMAEGFETYSIPDERAAAFTALGMALEKGKPAAVICTSGSAAANFLPAVTEAYYQKVPLVVITADRPQEWIGQGAGQTIMQEGIYGKHILGEANLIREPQDDLARQYNLRISQEALLNLHKGPVHINVPFDEPLYDEYEGPEEQFRIIRRPATERHLNEADLSELVQSFEQAERPMILVGQMSPDPALEQALALLLKKRPFLLLSETLSNLNHIPGVHSIDRMVNTLGEEEAALLQPDLLISLGGEIVSKMVKAYLRKSGDFPHWHFTEDEIFKDTFHKLTLNLDCKASWFFQQLSERVQAKANPWVQKVWELEESRAQWHKDYLKNCEYSDLKVYAELLKHLPQSTVLHSANSAGIRYAQLFDHRDDVRHYANRGTSGIDGSTSTAIGHALNTEDPVVLVSGDVAFQYDNAAFWNDRLPQNLKVIVINNQGGNIFRIIKGPDKIEDFERFQETQHQLNLSAVAKMYGIAYQEIAREEDLSTGIEAFFALEGLAILEIKTPRLESPDVLKNYFQFLKSH; translated from the coding sequence ATGTCTAAAACGTCATCTTTATATAATGCCCGCCTGCTGGCCCATGTTTTAAAAGCTCATGAATGTGAGAATTTAGTGGTCGCTCCGGGTAGTCGTAATGCCCCCTTGATTTATGCTTGCATGGCAGAGGGCTTCGAAACGTATTCCATTCCCGATGAAAGAGCTGCTGCTTTTACGGCCTTGGGAATGGCCCTCGAAAAAGGTAAACCGGCTGCCGTAATCTGCACTAGTGGATCGGCTGCTGCTAATTTTTTACCTGCTGTAACTGAGGCCTATTATCAGAAAGTGCCCTTAGTGGTGATTACCGCCGATCGTCCACAAGAATGGATTGGTCAGGGTGCCGGGCAAACCATTATGCAAGAAGGTATTTATGGTAAGCATATTTTAGGAGAAGCAAACTTGATTCGTGAACCCCAAGACGATCTGGCTCGGCAGTATAATTTGCGCATCAGCCAGGAGGCTTTACTCAATTTACACAAGGGGCCGGTACATATTAATGTGCCATTTGATGAGCCTCTGTATGATGAATATGAGGGCCCTGAAGAGCAATTTCGAATTATTCGTCGCCCAGCTACGGAACGTCATTTAAATGAGGCCGACCTCAGTGAATTAGTTCAAAGCTTTGAGCAGGCAGAACGCCCCATGATCTTGGTGGGGCAGATGAGTCCAGATCCGGCCTTGGAGCAGGCTCTGGCCTTATTGTTGAAAAAACGACCCTTCTTGCTTTTAAGTGAAACGCTTTCCAATCTCAACCATATTCCCGGTGTACATAGTATAGACCGCATGGTTAATACCTTGGGTGAGGAGGAAGCCGCCTTGTTACAGCCCGATTTATTGATCAGTCTGGGCGGGGAAATCGTGAGTAAAATGGTAAAGGCTTATTTGCGTAAATCCGGAGATTTCCCGCATTGGCATTTTACTGAAGATGAGATTTTTAAAGATACCTTTCATAAGCTCACCCTTAATTTGGATTGTAAGGCCAGTTGGTTTTTTCAGCAATTAAGTGAACGCGTGCAAGCCAAAGCCAATCCTTGGGTTCAGAAGGTTTGGGAATTGGAAGAATCCAGAGCTCAATGGCATAAGGACTATCTTAAAAACTGTGAGTATAGTGATCTGAAGGTTTATGCCGAATTGTTGAAACACCTTCCTCAATCTACCGTACTGCACAGCGCCAACAGTGCGGGAATTCGCTATGCTCAATTATTCGATCATCGAGATGATGTGCGCCACTATGCAAATCGGGGTACTAGCGGTATTGATGGCAGTACTTCAACAGCTATCGGACATGCCTTAAATACCGAAGATCCAGTGGTATTGGTTAGTGGTGATGTAGCTTTCCAATACGATAATGCTGCATTTTGGAATGATCGCTTGCCGCAAAACTTAAAGGTTATTGTCATCAATAATCAGGGAGGGAATATCTTCCGCATTATTAAAGGGCCCGATAAAATTGAAGACTTTGAGCGTTTTCAGGAAACCCAACACCAATTAAACTTATCGGCTGTAGCCAAAATGTATGGTATAGCCTATCAAGAAATAGCCAGGGAAGAAGATTTGTCCACCGGAATTGAAGCTTTCTTTGCTTTGGAGGGATTAGCCATTTTGGAAATTAAAACCCCCCGATTGGAAAGTCCAGATGTATTAAAAAACTATTTTCAGTTTCTAAAATCGCACTAG
- a CDS encoding PH domain-containing protein gives MLLENLNLTLEDIPRLEDRDFKGLERDYLYYRITGRVLFLLLISGVGASISLFGKMHFGYWLYPVLGILFLVLVLETVGFKYRGYSIRSMDVSFRRGWIVHRMTTVPLNRVQHCEFSQGLLGRLFDLATVRVFTAGGTSSDLDIRGLRKEDAIKVRDYITKLSAEYE, from the coding sequence ATGCTGCTCGAAAATTTAAATCTTACTCTTGAAGATATTCCTCGCTTAGAGGATCGTGATTTTAAAGGCCTGGAGAGGGATTACCTTTATTATCGCATCACCGGAAGGGTCCTTTTTTTACTATTGATAAGTGGAGTAGGAGCCAGCATTAGCCTTTTCGGAAAAATGCATTTTGGCTATTGGCTATATCCTGTTCTGGGAATCTTGTTTCTGGTTTTGGTTTTGGAAACGGTCGGCTTCAAATACCGGGGCTATTCTATACGCAGTATGGATGTGTCTTTTCGTCGAGGTTGGATTGTTCATCGAATGACTACCGTTCCCTTAAATCGGGTGCAGCATTGCGAATTTAGTCAGGGCCTTTTAGGTCGCTTATTTGATCTGGCTACGGTTAGAGTCTTTACTGCAGGCGGAACATCCAGTGATTTGGATATACGAGGCTTGCGGAAGGAAGATGCCATTAAGGTGCGCGATTATATTACCAAGCTCAGCGCGGAGTATGAATAA
- a CDS encoding PH domain-containing protein gives MNNLDLHEPKRQASLGVAIIFFQNLRRAINFVLAVVVVNLGRDFSVLGMGYQGWGVIMAIFFLIYSYFQYLKFYFYVSGDNFIIEKGILKQEKITVPFARIQSVNTKQNVLQRILNLVGLKIDTAGSVAQEINIPALSKEYAASLREFLMQRRYELKEEEDTEAVEAEKDLPLEDREPLLRLTISDLLRVGLTQNHLRSGLLLFAIVNGYIWQFEDYLIKPFEPFFKETANALVTKWVILLPMAFLVFMVISILSSLIVSILRYYDFRFYLGKEGLDIESGLLNRNSFNVPYEKIQYFFWESNPLRKILGYRTLKVKQAGTQGVNDRKLIGIPGLRARALLKVIQTHYPNRKGSKYSYYSPHRILFIQRSLFFGLVPALILAAIFYFEQVGLIFYAPLPFFVLLVAFLSYQYWRSISLRVNADYLEIRRGYVFPKRILIPNYKLQNLGLNQSLIQKYRGISSFQFHTAAGTLRMSHLPTEASRELYDYLAYCIESNKDKWM, from the coding sequence ATGAATAATCTCGATTTACACGAACCCAAGCGCCAGGCAAGCCTTGGGGTAGCTATTATATTCTTTCAAAACTTAAGACGAGCCATCAACTTTGTACTGGCGGTGGTTGTAGTTAACCTGGGGCGCGATTTTTCGGTGCTGGGAATGGGATATCAGGGCTGGGGTGTAATTATGGCCATTTTCTTTTTAATCTATAGCTACTTCCAATATCTCAAGTTCTACTTCTATGTAAGTGGTGATAATTTCATTATTGAAAAGGGAATACTCAAGCAAGAGAAGATCACCGTGCCCTTTGCTCGGATTCAGAGTGTAAATACCAAACAAAATGTATTACAGCGGATTCTAAACCTGGTAGGTTTAAAGATTGATACCGCCGGTAGTGTGGCCCAGGAAATTAATATCCCTGCCCTTTCTAAGGAATACGCTGCCAGCCTCAGAGAATTCCTAATGCAAAGGCGTTATGAACTTAAAGAGGAAGAAGATACTGAGGCGGTGGAAGCCGAAAAGGATTTGCCCTTAGAGGATCGAGAACCACTATTACGCCTTACGATCAGCGATTTACTGCGTGTTGGACTCACCCAAAATCACCTTCGTTCCGGATTATTACTCTTTGCCATTGTAAATGGTTATATCTGGCAGTTTGAAGATTATTTGATTAAACCTTTTGAGCCTTTCTTTAAGGAAACAGCCAATGCCTTGGTAACCAAATGGGTGATATTATTACCGATGGCTTTTTTAGTCTTTATGGTGATTTCCATTTTATCCTCCTTGATCGTTAGCATTCTGCGGTATTACGATTTCCGCTTTTACTTAGGCAAGGAAGGTTTGGATATTGAATCAGGTCTCTTAAATCGCAATAGCTTTAATGTGCCTTATGAGAAGATTCAGTATTTCTTTTGGGAGTCTAATCCACTACGAAAGATTTTAGGCTACCGAACTTTAAAGGTTAAGCAGGCCGGTACCCAAGGTGTGAATGATCGGAAGTTAATCGGTATCCCGGGCTTAAGAGCCAGAGCCTTGCTTAAAGTGATCCAAACCCATTATCCCAATCGCAAGGGTTCTAAGTACAGTTATTATAGTCCTCATCGCATCCTCTTCATTCAAAGAAGCCTCTTTTTTGGATTGGTACCCGCTTTGATTTTGGCTGCTATATTCTACTTCGAACAGGTAGGATTAATTTTTTACGCTCCCTTGCCTTTCTTTGTGCTTTTAGTAGCTTTTTTAAGCTACCAATATTGGCGTAGCATAAGCCTGAGGGTAAATGCTGATTATTTAGAAATTCGCCGGGGTTATGTTTTCCCAAAACGAATATTAATTCCCAATTACAAGCTTCAAAATTTAGGTTTAAATCAGTCTTTAATTCAGAAGTACCGGGGGATCAGTAGTTTTCAGTTTCATACTGCAGCTGGTACTTTAAGGATGTCACACCTTCCCACCGAGGCTAGTCGGGAGCTCTACGATTACCTGGCCTATTGCATCGAATCCAATAAGGATAAGTGGATGTAA
- the menA gene encoding 1,4-dihydroxy-2-naphthoate octaprenyltransferase, protein MSGYKVWIAAARLRTLPLAFASIILGSLLAYSQGSFDIWVFLLSILTTLCYQVLSNYANDYGDGVKGTDADRIGEARATASGLISVAAMRKAVVLFSILSVLFGTALSFYACRDLGIYYQLAFTLLGLLATWAAISYTVGDKAYGYSGLGDVFVLLFFGIVGVGGSYYLQAGTWDYSVLLPAGSLGFLAMAVLNLNNMRDREGDARSGKNTLALKLGERGAKGYHFLLVIGAFDMAFLYNRIHPTTNWQNLYFLTLPLLFLNLKKVLKASRPLDYEPLLKQMALTTLFFALLFGLGKAI, encoded by the coding sequence ATGTCGGGGTATAAGGTATGGATTGCAGCGGCGAGATTGCGCACGCTGCCATTGGCTTTTGCGAGCATTATTCTGGGTAGCTTACTAGCTTATTCTCAGGGAAGTTTTGATATTTGGGTATTCCTTCTAAGCATTCTTACCACCCTTTGTTATCAGGTCTTATCGAACTACGCCAATGATTATGGTGATGGCGTAAAAGGAACCGATGCCGATCGAATTGGAGAGGCCAGGGCAACAGCCAGTGGCTTAATTTCTGTGGCTGCTATGCGCAAGGCAGTAGTATTATTCAGCATTTTATCGGTATTGTTCGGAACCGCCCTCAGCTTTTATGCTTGTCGCGATTTAGGCATTTATTATCAATTAGCCTTCACCCTATTAGGCTTGTTAGCAACCTGGGCCGCAATTTCTTATACCGTTGGCGATAAGGCCTATGGTTATTCCGGATTAGGAGATGTTTTTGTACTACTCTTTTTTGGAATCGTTGGGGTAGGAGGCTCCTATTATTTACAAGCTGGAACCTGGGATTATAGCGTTTTGCTGCCTGCAGGTAGTTTGGGCTTTTTAGCCATGGCTGTATTGAATTTGAATAATATGCGCGACCGTGAGGGAGATGCCCGCAGCGGTAAAAATACGCTGGCCCTTAAACTGGGAGAAAGGGGAGCCAAGGGCTATCACTTCCTGCTGGTGATCGGCGCTTTTGATATGGCATTTTTATACAATCGTATTCACCCTACGACTAATTGGCAAAACCTTTACTTCTTAACTTTACCCCTGTTATTCCTCAACCTCAAAAAAGTTTTAAAAGCGAGCCGCCCTCTCGACTATGAACCGCTTCTGAAACAAATGGCTCTCACCACTTTGTTTTTTGCTTTGCTGTTCGGCCTGGGTAAAGCCATATGA